The Stygiolobus azoricus genome window below encodes:
- a CDS encoding thiamine pyrophosphate-requiring protein — MESGARILLSKLKEMGVDKIFMVSGTDYAAFIEEKVRDPSLPDFIVVPHEITAASAALGYSLAGKIGVVALHTLPGTANALGIIINAYTSRIPLIVIAGRSPYTEEGSTASRNLRIHWTQEARDQGEVVRQWVKWDFEIRRADQVEKAVNRAFQLAFSEPTGPVYLMIPREVSVEKTERKYERPLATFSPGVREEDLIKAKKLIEESQNPVIITWRAGRKKEWFDSLKSFVDEVGIPVLHYVGEVVNYEGEMGVDYYDLSQSDLLIVVESEVPWIPKKVKVKGKVIRVDVDPSYSYIPFYGFPCDLCVQSTVSEFFSRLKVPEKKELKEKIKELHTVQEKKKAEEIEKLKKMKVIHPRLLSYYVGKLGLTIFNEYQFNPKYAHLTFGQYFADPGFGHLGWALGGGVGYSIASGRKVVVTTGDGSFIFGVPEAFYYTVTTYGGDVLVVIYDNGGWLASAEAVDEVFPEGLAKAKRIYPGADFRRYNIGETVKSFGGYFKLVERPEDIEDSLKEALKYKLAVVQVIVERTR, encoded by the coding sequence ATGGAAAGCGGTGCCAGAATACTCCTTTCTAAGTTGAAGGAAATGGGTGTTGATAAGATATTCATGGTCTCGGGTACTGATTATGCAGCTTTCATCGAGGAGAAAGTGAGAGACCCCTCTCTGCCCGATTTTATAGTAGTACCCCATGAGATAACTGCAGCATCAGCTGCTCTAGGTTATTCTTTAGCAGGAAAAATAGGAGTAGTCGCACTCCACACACTTCCCGGTACAGCAAACGCATTGGGTATAATCATTAACGCTTACACTTCCCGTATCCCCCTTATAGTAATAGCCGGGAGAAGCCCTTACACGGAAGAGGGGAGTACAGCTAGCAGGAATTTACGTATTCATTGGACCCAAGAAGCTAGGGATCAAGGTGAAGTCGTTAGACAGTGGGTCAAGTGGGACTTCGAGATAAGGCGTGCTGATCAGGTGGAAAAAGCTGTAAACAGGGCTTTTCAGTTAGCGTTTAGTGAACCTACTGGTCCAGTTTACCTCATGATTCCCAGAGAGGTAAGTGTGGAAAAAACTGAGAGAAAGTACGAGAGACCTCTGGCTACTTTTTCACCGGGAGTTAGAGAGGAGGATTTAATCAAGGCTAAGAAGTTAATAGAGGAAAGCCAAAACCCCGTTATTATCACTTGGAGGGCTGGGAGGAAGAAAGAGTGGTTTGATAGTCTAAAGTCCTTTGTTGACGAGGTAGGTATCCCAGTTCTGCATTATGTAGGTGAAGTGGTAAATTATGAAGGTGAGATGGGAGTAGACTATTACGACTTATCTCAATCAGATTTGCTCATAGTAGTCGAATCTGAGGTACCTTGGATTCCTAAAAAGGTGAAAGTTAAGGGAAAAGTAATAAGGGTTGACGTCGATCCCTCATACTCATATATACCGTTTTACGGTTTTCCTTGCGACCTATGTGTACAGTCTACGGTATCTGAGTTCTTCTCTAGGCTTAAGGTACCAGAAAAGAAGGAACTGAAGGAGAAGATTAAAGAACTCCACACTGTACAAGAAAAGAAGAAGGCAGAGGAGATTGAAAAGCTAAAGAAGATGAAGGTCATTCATCCGAGGTTATTATCATATTATGTGGGCAAGTTAGGGTTAACCATATTTAACGAGTATCAATTTAATCCTAAATATGCACACCTAACTTTCGGGCAATATTTCGCAGATCCGGGCTTCGGTCACTTAGGTTGGGCATTAGGGGGTGGTGTAGGTTATTCTATCGCTAGTGGAAGGAAAGTAGTAGTTACAACGGGTGACGGAAGTTTCATTTTCGGGGTTCCAGAGGCCTTTTATTACACAGTTACGACATATGGAGGTGATGTACTAGTAGTGATATATGACAACGGTGGGTGGTTAGCAAGTGCTGAGGCTGTAGACGAAGTATTCCCAGAGGGTTTAGCAAAGGCCAAAAGAATCTATCCTGGAGCAGATTTTAGAAGATACAACATAGGGGAGACTGTAAAAAGTTTCGGTGGGTATTTTAAGTTAGTTGAGCGGCCTGAAGACATTGAGGATAGTCTAAAAGAGGCGTTGAAATACAAATTAGCCGTTGTTCAAGTTATAGTTGAGAGGACTAGATGA
- a CDS encoding sulfurtransferase TusA family protein, with protein MLDLRGEPCPEPQIEIVKRLNQMKEGVEIISDNEPAELSIPMICESRGYPCEIKRDGNTFRIRILKTK; from the coding sequence ATCCTTGACCTAAGAGGAGAACCTTGTCCGGAACCCCAGATAGAGATCGTAAAAAGGCTTAACCAGATGAAAGAAGGTGTTGAGATTATAAGTGATAACGAACCAGCAGAGCTTTCAATACCAATGATATGTGAGTCTAGAGGTTATCCATGCGAAATAAAGAGAGATGGTAACACTTTTAGAATTAGGATCCTTAAAACTAAGTGA
- a CDS encoding DUF72 domain-containing protein, with protein sequence MIKVGTCGFTYKHFKYFDALEVQQTFYDIVSDTQLQKWRKLAEENNVELTIKALQIITHEYNTSTYKRMKHKFGDAKNYGSFKDTKEVREATEITLREAKGLNAKIIIFQTPASFKPSESNARAVIDYFSTLDKKFKYGWEPRGEWYNELKLLRKVVEESGVIHVVDPFKHTSLTTVKYYRLHGIGKGEVNYSYKYTDDDLDLLKNMVTDESYVMFNNIYSFDDALRFKKLISESNSKIT encoded by the coding sequence GTGATTAAGGTAGGTACTTGCGGTTTCACCTATAAGCACTTCAAGTATTTTGACGCCTTAGAAGTGCAACAAACATTTTACGACATTGTTAGCGACACTCAATTACAAAAATGGAGGAAGTTAGCTGAAGAAAATAATGTAGAGCTCACAATAAAGGCGTTACAAATAATAACTCACGAGTATAACACGAGTACTTACAAGAGAATGAAACATAAGTTCGGAGATGCTAAAAATTACGGGTCGTTTAAGGATACTAAGGAAGTTAGAGAAGCTACTGAGATCACGTTAAGGGAGGCAAAGGGGTTGAACGCTAAGATTATCATTTTCCAGACACCTGCCTCCTTTAAACCTTCCGAGAGTAACGCTAGGGCTGTCATAGACTATTTCTCCACCCTTGATAAGAAATTTAAATACGGTTGGGAACCTAGGGGAGAATGGTATAATGAGCTGAAGTTATTGAGGAAGGTAGTGGAGGAATCCGGTGTGATTCACGTAGTAGACCCCTTCAAGCACACTTCATTAACAACGGTGAAATACTACAGACTTCACGGTATAGGAAAAGGTGAAGTGAACTATTCTTACAAGTACACTGATGACGACCTCGACTTATTGAAGAATATGGTAACCGACGAGTCGTATGTAATGTTCAATAACATCTACTCTTTTGATGATGCATTACGATTTAAGAAGTTGATCTCTGAAAGTAATAGCAAAATCACTTAG